One genomic window of Centroberyx gerrardi isolate f3 chromosome 15, fCenGer3.hap1.cur.20231027, whole genome shotgun sequence includes the following:
- the LOC139922932 gene encoding neuropeptide Y receptor type 4-like codes for MSWRGNTSESFPLSAATLPPPFNSTSLPWEEAGTSSQSVGEWAENETQPLSDHFVLGNDEWCHMSPVLTACLVVCYCITMVLGLVGNIGLICIIVRRRERANVTSIFICNLSFSDILVCVFCLPFTVIYTLMDHWVFGSVLCRLVPFIQCVSVTVSVLSLVFIALERHQLIINPSGWKPSIPQAYMAVILIWTLACFTSLPFLAFQLLTNEPYTNVPQPQSPLHHLPALSPQIQAYPNASLLQPLSYTHTNSSVLPNSYHTVFSHVPTSPHLQACLEHWPSQQQRLAYTTWLLLFQYCGPLLLVLLCYIRVFVRLRQRKDMLDRGRTPENQRMTHSRRINIMLAALITAFALCWLPLTIFNVVSDWYQEALPVCHHNLLFSLCHLLAMSSTCINPIIYGFLNSNFRQEVREALLHCRCRPLEEEYDHFPLSTVHMEVSRTSMPVNCRSNSV; via the coding sequence AGCAGCCAGTCTGTGGGAGAGTGGGCAGAGAACGAGACCCAGCCCCTGTCAGACCACTTTGTGTTGGGGAATGATGAGTGGTGCCATATGTCCCCTGTCCTCACAGCATGCCTGGTAGTGTGTTACTGCATTACAATGGTGCTGGGGCTAGTGGGCAACATTGGTCTCATCTGCATCATTGTGCGTCGCAGAGAAAGAGCCAACGTCACCAGCATCTTCATCTGCAACCTGTCCTTCTCTGACATCCTGGTGTGCGTCTTCTGCCTCCCCTTCACTGTCATATACACACTAATGGACCATTGGGTGTTTGGGTCAGTGTTGTGCAGACTGGTGCCGTTCatccagtgtgtgtctgtgacggtgtctgtcctctctctggtGTTCATCGCGCTGGAAAGACATCAGCTGATCATTAACCCCTCTGGGTGGAAACCCAGCATTCCTCAGGCCTACATGGCAGTCATTCTCATCTGGACTCTGGCTTGCTTCACCTCTCTGCCTTTCCTGGCCTTTCAGCTGCTCACTAATGAGCCCTACACCAATGTTCCCCAGCCCCAGTCTCCACTCCATCACCTGCCCGCTCTCTCGCCCCAGATTCAGGCTTATCCCAATGCATCTCTGCTACAGcctctctcctacacacacaccaattcaTCTGTGCTTCCTAATTCCTACCACACCGTCTTTTCCCATGTCCCCACATCTCCCCACCTGCAGGCCTGTCTGGAGCACTGGCCATCCCAGCAGCAGAGGCTAGCTTACACCACCTGGCTCCTGCTGTTCCAGTACTGTGGTCCTCTGTTGCTGGTTCTGCTCTGTTATATCAGGGTGTTTGTGCGCCTGCGCCAGCGTAAAGACATGCTGGACCGCGGCAGAACCCCAGAGAACCAGCGCATGACCCACAGCCGCCGGATCAACATCATGCTGGCCGCCCTGATAACAGCATTTGCTCTCTGCTGGCTGCCACTCACCATCTTCAACGTGGTGTCAGACTGGTACCAGGAggctctgcctgtctgccaccACAACCTGCTGTTCTCCCtctgccacctgctggccaTGTCCTCCACCTGCATCAACCCTATCATCTACGGCTTCCTCAACTCCAACTTTCGCCAGGAGGTGAGAGAGGCGCTGCTGCATTGCCGCTGCCGCCCACTGGAAGAAGAGTACGACCATTTCCCCCTATCTACTGTGCACATGGAAGTGTCCCGCACCTCCATGCCTGTCAACTGTAGGAGCAACTCTGTCTGA